The window AAAAGTTAGTAAAAATTTTATCAAATGTTTTTAAGATCAAAGGAACTAGTTTAATCATGTTTTGGAATGCTTTATCAATATCTGATTTATTTTGATTAAAAAATTCATTTGATTTAAATGTAATATTTAAAACTTTTTTAACTTTAGACAATGATTTAATTAATGAAGTTGTTATTTTTTCAATGTCGTTATCACTTAAATTATTTATGTTTGAATTTAAGTAATTCCTATTGTTTTCTACCCTTGTTATTTCTTTTTGGGAATGGTTAACTATAGAGCTTTTAATATTTTGATGGTTTTTATTAATAATGTTTTTAATTTCATTAATTGAATAATTAATGTAATTATTTTGTTTTCTCATTATGTAGTTTTCATTAATTACTTTTACTAGTTTTATTAATGAGTTATTAATATTATCTAATGCTTTTAAAAAGTTATTAATATCATAATTTTCAATACAATCATTTAATTCAACTGTACATTTTTTAAAGTCTTTAATTCTTGTTCTAACTTCTTTAATTTTGTCATTTTTATCAGATAAATTTTTATTAAAGAAATTAATTAGATCTCAACCATTTTCTCTATATGAAACAAGAATATAACTTATGTAGTCTCTATATTTTAGAAGGTTTTGATGAAGTTCAAAAACTGATGCTAATGATTTCTTTTGAATTAATATTTCATAACTAATCTCATCATATAAAATTGAAAAACTTTTTCAATCATAGTTAGTTAGCATTTTAGGAATTAGATATATAGCATTTTTAATATCATTTACTTTTTCATTAAATCTATAAGCAAATTTATTGAAAAATTCTTGTACACTTTCAAATTCAGGTTTTTGACTTGAAAAACTAATGTGATCTATTGGGATATTAATTTTTTCAAAGTTATATTCCAATAACTCATTAACTTCTTTTTTTAATCAGTTTTCTTTTTGTTTACATTTATAGTTTTTTACATAAACAAAAATAATACCACCCAAAAAAACGGAAGAAATAAAAAACAAAACAACAGCAGTTATTAAAATTCAAGAATGCATATAGGTATTTTATCCAATATTACAATTTTATGTATTTGATTATTTATAGAATAATAGGTTTATTTTAAAACATTAAGATTGTTTAAGAACAAAATTTTTTCTAAATAATTTTTTGTTATTTTTTTTCATATTTTTCATTTTCATGCTATATTTATTAGAGTTTGAAAAATGAAAGGTTTTAATTTTATATATGAAAAATAATAAAAACTTTTATTTTTATTTAACTGATTGTTGTTGCTGCTGTTGCTGTAAATAACATTTTTTATTTTGTTTATTTTTAATTTATATCAATTTTTTAAAATGTTTAATTATTAGATTTTTAACTCAAGTTTTAATCTAATTTTTCTTATTACTTTATTTAATAAATTTTTATTTTCAGTTACTAGGGATTTAATATGACAAAAAATTTTAATGAGAAATCATTTACCTTTTTTACTATCAACTATATAGTAGGGTTTGGTTTCATAACAACAATAATCAGTTTAATAAATTTAAATATTTATGGAATTATCACAATGCTGTTAACAGCATTAATTACATTTGGGGTTAGTTTAGTTTTTTCTAGAATGGCTAACAACTATAAAAATGAATATGGTGGAAGTTATGCATATGCAAAGAAACTTAATAACAAACACTTTAGTTTTTTTGTAGGATGAAATCAATATATTCAAGGACCAATATTGGCATCATCTTCTCCATTGTTTTTAGCTTCTGCAGCTTCATACTTAACAAATGATGAAACTATCATTTGAATAATAAGAGCAGTATCAGTTTTAATTTTTATTATTCTTATTCTGATTTCAACTCTTGGACTTAAATTAAATAAGTATGTAATTTTAGGTTCTGGAATTGTTAAATGAGCTATTTTATTAACAGCTTTAATAATCACTGTTTATTTATCAGTACAAAATAAATTTGATATTCAAATTACTCAAAACAATACAAATAGTAAATTGATTGCATATAGTATTTTTGCAAATGTAATTTCATTTATGTATGCATTTGGTGGGATTGAAGATGTATCGGCTTTATCAAAAGATGTAAAATTTAAAAATTTTAGAAAGATCTTAATGATCTCATTTGCATTCATTTTAACCTTCTATTTTGTTTTCTACATTGTAATGCTAGGAACAGGTAGAACAAATTTACGTAACTTTAGTCAAATATTTCAAACAGTATTAGGGGCTACAGGGATTTGATTATTTGTAATTGGATTACTTTTCAATGGTATCTCTTCAAAAATTTCTATTAGTATTTCAACTTCTAGAAAACTTGTTCCATTAGCAGAAGATGGATTTTTATTTAAATGGTTAACTAAAAAGAATAAAAGAGATGAATATCGTAATGCTATTTGATTTAGTGCAATTGTTACTATTGCATCCATGATCATTTTTTGATTAATACCAACTCTTTTATCAATTGAAGATTTCTTTAGTTCTGTAATAGAACTTGGCAGTGTTGCATTTTTATTACAATACTTTTTAACTTTTGTTACTGCACTATTACTTCATAGAAAAAAAGAAGTTAAGATTCCAATTTGAGAACAAATAATTTACTTTGTTGCAATGGCTGCAATTTTATTAGCTCTAATTGTTTTCTTATTCCCATTTGTTATTGCTCACTCTTGAAGTCAAGAAAACACAATTATTTTAATAAGTTATGTTCTATTTATAGCAAGTGGATATGGAATTCAGTTAGTGATGACTTTAATAAGAAATAGAAAAAATAAAAAAGTTGAGATGAAACAAGATGCTTCACAACAAGATACTTCACAAGATGTTCAATCAGCTTAATTTAAATCTTGTAAATAATTAATTAAAAAACTCAAAAATATTAATTGTATTTTTGAGTTTTTATATCTCTTAAACAAGGCTTAATAAATTAGTTTTTTATCTTCTAATGAAAAGTAATTACATTGATTATCTTTTTTAACAAAAAAGTAAGAACCATCTTTTCACAGAACTTTTTCAAATATATTTCCTGTTACTAATTTTCCTCTTTTTGATAATATTCCATACTTATTATCTTTTAAATAAACTGCATAGTTTTCTTCAAAGGGATAAATTTTATCTACTTTTTTATAAAATAAAATTTCAAAAAAATCATTCATTACCCCTCATTTACCTTTATATTCAAAAGTAATTACATCATCACTAAAATAATCTCAAATTTTATATTTCTTAATTAATGTTTCTAAGTACTTATTATCATGTAGGTCTATAAAAAAAGTTTCTTGGTCTTTTTGGACTTTAAATAGATTAGCTCCATTTTGTTTCATATCATCATATTTAAAATCTATGATTTGTTTTCCAAACTTATTTATGATTCCTCACTTTGAATTAATACATACTGGTGCAAAGCCATCAATAAAAGTTAAGGCATTTGAATATTTAGAGTTATTTATTTTATTTAGCTCACAATCTAAATAAAATAAGTTGTTATTCTCTTTTACTAATAAAATGTTTTCATTAAAACCTATTACTTCATAAGGTATTTTTTTAATTGATAGATCTGAATTATTAATTAAATAATTGGTTTTTTCATCTTTTACAACTGAAAAATCTTTTTCAAAATATAAAAGATCACTAAATTGTTTTTTTAGTAATAATTCTTGATTTGTATTAATAAAAGATCAAGTATTATTGTTTTTAACTCAAGTTTGGAAACCAATAAATTCTTTAACTTCATCAAATTTATTTTCAATAACTACATTTTTTGAAGTATTTTTAAATCCTAATTTATTTTTATTTTCATAAATAAAAAAATCTTTGGTCATATCATTTACTCTTTTTAAAAACTAAACAAACAATTAATTTAATTTGTTATTTTATATACTAATATAGGTAAAAATATTATATAATAATATAGTGTTTTTTACTTAACTGGTGCCTTAGCCAAGTGGTAAGGTCAGGAGCTGCAACCTCCTTATTCGTCAGTTCGAATCTGACAGGCACCTCCATGTATGCACCCTTAGCTCAATTGGATAGAGCGTCTGGCTACGGACCAGAAGGTTATGGGTTCAACTCCTATAGGGTGCGCCATTAAAATTAAAAGTAAAATTAATTTTTATTTTCGGGATGTAGCTTAGCTTGGTAGAGCACTTGGTTTGGGACCAAGGGGTCGCAGGTTCAAATCCTGTCATCCCGACCATTTTGGCAGAGTATCTCAGTGGTTAGAGAACTCGGCTCATACCCGAGGTGTCGAGAGTTCGAATCTCTCCTCTGTCACCATTCGGAGCTATAGCTCAACTGGTTAGAGCCCCCGACTCATAATCGGTAGGTTACAGGTTCAAGTCCTGTTAGCTCCACCATTTATTATTAAAATTAACCGTTTTGTGTTAGAATTACAAAGGTATTGTTAACAATACCTATATTATGGATGATTACCCAAGCCTGGTTGAAGGGATCGGTCTTGAAAACCGAAAGGTGCAGAAATGTGCGCGGGGGTTCGAATCCCTCATCATCCGCCATTTAAAATTAAACAAATATACAAGGTTCGCGGGATGGAGCAGTTGGTAGCTCATCAGGCTCATAATCTGAAGGTCGCAGGTTCGAATCCTGCTCCCGCAACCATGGTCCTGTGGTGTAGCGATTAACATGCCTCTCTGTCACAGAGGAGATCGCGGGTTTGATTCCCGTCAGGACCGCCATTATGGTTTCGTAGCTCAGTCGGTAGAGCAACGGACTGAAAATCCGTGTGTCGGCGGTTCGATTCTGCCCGAAACCACCATTTAAATTAAAAATAAGACCAACTCTATTCAGGGTTGGTTTTTTCTTTTTAAAAAATTCATAAAAAGAAAAAAAAGAAGTTTTATTCTATTTTTTCTAACTCAAGTAATAAAATATATAAAAATATGTTTAACATAAATTAAAAAATAACTATGCAAAGCACAAATACTATTAATAACAAAAATAAAAGACTAATCAAACTAAGTAGCAAAACTAGCAAATTAGAAAAGAAGTCTAAAAAAGAAGCTCTTAAGTTGGAAAAGAAAAATAAAAAAGAAGCTATGAAATCTGAAAAGAAAAAGAAGTCATTTTCAGGTCTTTTTGTAAACAATAAAAAAGAAAATAGTTTGTCTGTAAAAAATAATAGTGAAAACCAACCTAAAAGAAATGATCTACCAAACCAAAAAGTTAATATAGATAGTAATGTTGAAATTAAATGTGTAAACATTGAAAAGACTGTAAAAGAATTGGGTTCTGCTAAAACTGTTATTTTAAAAAATATTAATTTAGAAATTAATAAGGGTGAAATAACTGTAATCTTAGGTCCTAGTGGTAGTGGTAAGACAACTTTATTAAATGTAATAGCTGGAATTGATAAAGCTACAAGTGGTCAATGTTATATAAAAAACACTGATATTAATACAATCTCAGATAAAAAATTAGTTTTAATAAGAAGAAAATATATTTCATATATTTATCAAAGATATGGGCTAATTCCTATTCTTAGTTGTTATGACAACATAAGATTAGGTCAACATTTAGTGGAAAAATCAAAAAGAGTTTTAGATATTAATGAAGTTATTAAAATTGTAGGGATAGAACATCTGTTAGAAAAATTCCCTCATGAATTATCAGGTGGCCAACGTCAAAGAGTTGCTATTGCTAGAGCTATAATGAAACAACCTGAAGTTATGCTTTGTGATGAACCTACAGCAGCATTAGATAGTGAAACATCTAAAAAGATAATTGACTTGTTTTTAGAAGTTAATAAGAAATTTAATACAACAATTGTAATGGTTACACATGAACCGAGTTTTGTAAGAATTGCTACTAAAGTAGTTTACATAAAAGATGGTGAAATTGAAAAAATTCAGGTAAATCAAAAAACAAATAATCAAATAAATCCTATTATCACTGTTCAACAACCAGTAGTTGAACAAAAGACACAAGTAGTTAGTGCTGCTAAACCAATTCAACATAGTACACCTACAGTAAATGTTTTACCTAACAAAGCAAATACAACTAATAGTTTCACTAATCCTGCAAATGTAGTAGCAACAGAGAAAACTAATACTTTAAAAACAAACCCTAGTCCAAATAATGCTCAGCCTACTAAGGAAAATGAAAATAAAATTCCTGTATCTTCTGTTCAAGTTAAAGTTTTAGATAGTAAATTAAATAAAGAAGTTTCTTATGTTGATAACTACATCAAAAATAGAAAACTTGATAAATATGTTAAAAAAATGGCAAATAAAAAGAAATAGGAGAATTTAATATGAAAGAAGAAAATAACAAAGATTGTCTTTTTTGCAAAATTGTTAATAAAGAAATCCCAAGCAATATAGTTGATGAAAATGCATATGCTCTTGCTTTTTTAGATATAAGTCCAGCTTCAGATGGACATACCTTAGTTATTCCTAAAAAGCACTGTATAGATTTAGTTCACTGTGATGAATTGTATTTAAAAGAAACTATTTCTCTTGCTAAAAAAGTAGCTGATACTATTGAGAGTTCTTCTTTGAAACCATGAGGTTTTAATTTTTTAAGTAATCAAGGATCAATAGCTGGGCAAGTTATCTTTCATTTCCATCTACATGTTATTCCTAAATATGCTAAAAATGAAGGTTTAACATTTTCTGCTGAAAATAAAAACTTAAAAGAAATAGAAGAAGTTTTTAAAGTGTTAAAAAAGAAAAATAAAAAAAATAGTTAACTTTTATTTAATAAACTTAAAAAATTGTTATAATCTTCTTTGTATACTTAAATTAGTTTATACAAATTAATTTTATGGAGGGCTAATGAAAAAAATACACAAAATTGCCATTTCTACAATATTGGCATTATCAGTAATTTTATTCATTGTTGTAGCTGCATGACAACCATGTGCTTATGCTTTCATTGTACCTGCAATCTTAACAGTTGTTGGGTTATC is drawn from Malacoplasma penetrans HF-2 and contains these coding sequences:
- a CDS encoding HIT family protein, which produces MKEENNKDCLFCKIVNKEIPSNIVDENAYALAFLDISPASDGHTLVIPKKHCIDLVHCDELYLKETISLAKKVADTIESSSLKPWGFNFLSNQGSIAGQVIFHFHLHVIPKYAKNEGLTFSAENKNLKEIEEVFKVLKKKNKKNS
- a CDS encoding APC family permease, whose protein sequence is MTKNFNEKSFTFFTINYIVGFGFITTIISLINLNIYGIITMLLTALITFGVSLVFSRMANNYKNEYGGSYAYAKKLNNKHFSFFVGWNQYIQGPILASSSPLFLASAASYLTNDETIIWIIRAVSVLIFIILILISTLGLKLNKYVILGSGIVKWAILLTALIITVYLSVQNKFDIQITQNNTNSKLIAYSIFANVISFMYAFGGIEDVSALSKDVKFKNFRKILMISFAFILTFYFVFYIVMLGTGRTNLRNFSQIFQTVLGATGIWLFVIGLLFNGISSKISISISTSRKLVPLAEDGFLFKWLTKKNKRDEYRNAIWFSAIVTIASMIIFWLIPTLLSIEDFFSSVIELGSVAFLLQYFLTFVTALLLHRKKEVKIPIWEQIIYFVAMAAILLALIVFLFPFVIAHSWSQENTIILISYVLFIASGYGIQLVMTLIRNRKNKKVEMKQDASQQDTSQDVQSA
- a CDS encoding integral membrane protein; translated protein: MHSWILITAVVLFFISSVFLGGIIFVYVKNYKCKQKENWLKKEVNELLEYNFEKINIPIDHISFSSQKPEFESVQEFFNKFAYRFNEKVNDIKNAIYLIPKMLTNYDWKSFSILYDEISYEILIQKKSLASVFELHQNLLKYRDYISYILVSYRENGWDLINFFNKNLSDKNDKIKEVRTRIKDFKKCTVELNDCIENYDINNFLKALDNINNSLIKLVKVINENYIMRKQNNYINYSINEIKNIINKNHQNIKSSIVNHSQKEITRVENNRNYLNSNINNLSDNDIEKITTSLIKSLSKVKKVLNITFKSNEFFNQNKSDIDKAFQNMIKLVPLILKTFDKIFTNFSEDREIKDLIIKSNYSFSNILSKLNNYFATSNKNNYNPGELLESAKQIIEEIIEALSLADKIVLDVDKKYDYSKKILNDITANKLILTQMKAFIIENNINVENHIILIDKLNRELDNIENKFFNEKSNNLEYNFALLSETKGEISALEMNLSRQELMKAYIEKMINYSCLQMVQDESIKYKLAKPIQMYNEGKYKESANLLLSQMKK
- a CDS encoding ABC transporter ATP-binding protein — its product is MQSTNTINNKNKRLIKLSSKTSKLEKKSKKEALKLEKKNKKEAMKSEKKKKSFSGLFVNNKKENSLSVKNNSENQPKRNDLPNQKVNIDSNVEIKCVNIEKTVKELGSAKTVILKNINLEINKGEITVILGPSGSGKTTLLNVIAGIDKATSGQCYIKNTDINTISDKKLVLIRRKYISYIYQRYGLIPILSCYDNIRLGQHLVEKSKRVLDINEVIKIVGIEHLLEKFPHELSGGQRQRVAIARAIMKQPEVMLCDEPTAALDSETSKKIIDLFLEVNKKFNTTIVMVTHEPSFVRIATKVVYIKDGEIEKIQVNQKTNNQINPIITVQQPVVEQKTQVVSAAKPIQHSTPTVNVLPNKANTTNSFTNPANVVATEKTNTLKTNPSPNNAQPTKENENKIPVSSVQVKVLDSKLNKEVSYVDNYIKNRKLDKYVKKMANKKK
- a CDS encoding WG repeat-containing protein — its product is MTKDFFIYENKNKLGFKNTSKNVVIENKFDEVKEFIGFQTWVKNNNTWSFINTNQELLLKKQFSDLLYFEKDFSVVKDEKTNYLINNSDLSIKKIPYEVIGFNENILLVKENNNLFYLDCELNKINNSKYSNALTFIDGFAPVCINSKWGIINKFGKQIIDFKYDDMKQNGANLFKVQKDQETFFIDLHDNKYLETLIKKYKIWDYFSDDVITFEYKGKWGVMNDFFEILFYKKVDKIYPFEENYAVYLKDNKYGILSKRGKLVTGNIFEKVLWKDGSYFFVKKDNQCNYFSLEDKKLIY